Proteins from a single region of Campylobacter concisus:
- the glmM gene encoding phosphoglucosamine mutase: protein MKLFGTDGVRGKAGEKLSAQTSMRLAMAAGIYFRKTSATNVILVGKDTRKSGYMIETAIVAGLTAVGYNVLQIGPMPTPAIAFLTENMRCDAGIMISASHNPYYDNGIKFFDSFGNKLDEKIEAEIEKIFYDDELIANAQKTMTEIGANKRIDDVIGRYIVQIKNSFPKELNLKNLRVVLDVANGAAYKVAPTVFSELGADVIVINDEPNGSNINQNCGALHPEDLASEVKRLRADIGFAFDGDADRLVVVDENGEVVHGDAILGSLAAFLHDQKALKGGAIVATVMSNAALDDYLKAHKIKLLRSNVGDKYVLEMMKENGINFGGEQSGHVIFNDYAKTGDGLVTSMQVVAMMLKKGKKASEIFGELKPYPQILLNLKITEKKPLDKIERLKELEASLAKEGIRSLFRYSGTENLIRLLLEGKNQTLVEKRMDEVEKFFIKALNA, encoded by the coding sequence ATGAAACTATTTGGAACGGATGGAGTTCGTGGAAAAGCTGGTGAGAAGCTTTCAGCTCAAACATCTATGCGTCTTGCAATGGCAGCTGGAATTTATTTTAGAAAGACTTCAGCGACAAATGTGATTTTGGTTGGAAAAGATACTAGAAAAAGCGGCTATATGATAGAAACCGCCATCGTTGCAGGTCTAACTGCGGTTGGCTACAACGTCCTTCAAATAGGCCCTATGCCAACACCTGCGATCGCATTTTTAACAGAAAATATGCGCTGCGACGCTGGCATAATGATAAGCGCCTCACACAACCCATACTACGATAACGGTATCAAATTTTTTGATAGCTTTGGCAACAAACTTGATGAAAAAATAGAAGCTGAGATAGAGAAAATTTTCTACGACGATGAGCTCATCGCAAACGCTCAAAAGACGATGACGGAGATCGGAGCAAACAAGAGAATTGACGACGTTATCGGCAGATATATCGTACAGATCAAAAATTCATTCCCAAAAGAGTTAAATTTAAAGAATTTACGAGTAGTTTTAGACGTGGCAAACGGAGCTGCTTACAAGGTCGCACCAACTGTATTTAGCGAGCTTGGAGCCGATGTCATCGTCATAAATGACGAACCAAATGGTAGCAATATCAACCAAAACTGCGGCGCACTTCACCCAGAAGATCTAGCAAGCGAGGTAAAAAGGCTTCGTGCTGACATCGGCTTTGCATTTGACGGCGATGCTGATAGGCTTGTAGTAGTTGACGAAAACGGCGAAGTTGTACATGGCGACGCGATACTTGGCTCGTTGGCTGCATTTTTGCACGATCAAAAGGCACTAAAAGGCGGAGCCATCGTGGCTACGGTGATGAGCAACGCTGCACTTGATGACTATCTAAAAGCTCATAAGATCAAACTACTTCGCTCAAATGTAGGCGATAAATACGTACTTGAGATGATGAAAGAAAATGGTATAAATTTTGGCGGTGAGCAAAGCGGCCACGTGATATTTAACGACTACGCCAAAACTGGCGATGGCCTTGTTACCTCGATGCAAGTCGTTGCGATGATGCTTAAAAAAGGCAAAAAAGCTAGTGAAATTTTTGGAGAGCTAAAGCCGTATCCGCAAATTTTACTAAATTTAAAGATCACAGAAAAAAAGCCGCTTGATAAGATAGAGCGACTAAAAGAGCTTGAGGCTAGCCTTGCAAAAGAGGGTATAAGATCGCTCTTTAGATACTCTGGCACTGAGAATTTGATCAGACTTTTGCTTGAGGGCAAAAATCAAACTTTAGTTGAAAAACGTATGGATGAAGTTGAGAAATTTTTCATAAAAGCCTTAAATGCATAA
- a CDS encoding acetyl-CoA carboxylase subunit A, with protein MIHKILIANRGEIAVRIVRACRDLHIQSVGIYTAPDSECLHVRIADEAYQVGEDPIKGYLDAKAIVKLAKECGADAIHPGYGFLSENYEFAKAVEDAGLIFIGPKAEVIRKMGDKNIARYLMKRNGIPIVPGTEKLNDESMDAIKEHARRIGYPVILKASGGGGGRGIREVWQEEDMQDAFESCTREAKTYFNNDEVFMEKLVVNPRHIEFQILGDNYGNIIHLCERDCSIQRRHQKIIEIAPCPSISENLRKIMGVTAVAAAKAVGYSNVGTIEFLLDDYNNFYFMEMNTRIQVEHGITEEITGHDLVVRQIRIAAGEILEIEQSDIKPRGYAIEARITAENVWENFIPAPGTIEGYYPALGPSVRVDSHVYKDYTIPPFYDSLIAKLIVKATDYDLAVNKLERALEEFTIEGVRTIIPFLLTISKSKEFRRGFFDTSYVEKNLKTILENTYDDMNKEPSDDLEEVIVEAIKRYKKKR; from the coding sequence ATGATACATAAAATTCTTATTGCGAATCGTGGTGAGATCGCAGTTAGGATAGTCAGAGCTTGTAGGGATTTACACATCCAAAGCGTAGGAATTTACACAGCACCAGATAGCGAGTGCTTACATGTGAGGATCGCTGATGAGGCCTATCAAGTGGGCGAAGATCCGATTAAGGGCTATCTTGACGCCAAAGCGATCGTAAAGCTTGCTAAAGAGTGCGGGGCTGACGCGATACACCCAGGATACGGCTTTCTAAGCGAAAACTACGAATTTGCAAAGGCGGTCGAGGACGCTGGACTTATCTTTATCGGTCCAAAGGCTGAAGTGATCAGAAAAATGGGTGATAAAAATATCGCAAGATACCTAATGAAAAGAAACGGCATACCAATCGTTCCAGGCACAGAAAAACTAAATGACGAGAGCATGGACGCCATAAAAGAGCACGCTAGACGCATCGGCTACCCAGTCATCTTAAAAGCAAGTGGAGGCGGAGGCGGACGTGGCATCAGAGAAGTTTGGCAAGAAGAAGATATGCAAGATGCCTTTGAGTCGTGTACTAGAGAGGCAAAGACCTACTTTAATAACGATGAAGTTTTTATGGAGAAGCTTGTCGTAAATCCTCGCCACATCGAGTTTCAAATTTTAGGCGATAACTACGGCAACATCATCCACCTTTGCGAGCGTGACTGTTCTATCCAAAGGCGCCACCAAAAGATCATCGAGATCGCACCTTGCCCATCTATCAGCGAAAATTTAAGAAAGATCATGGGTGTAACCGCAGTAGCTGCTGCAAAGGCTGTGGGCTACTCAAACGTGGGAACGATCGAGTTTTTGCTAGATGACTACAACAACTTTTACTTCATGGAGATGAATACCCGTATCCAAGTGGAGCACGGCATCACCGAAGAGATCACAGGCCACGACCTAGTCGTTAGGCAAATAAGGATCGCAGCTGGTGAAATTTTAGAGATCGAGCAAAGCGACATCAAGCCGCGCGGCTACGCGATAGAGGCAAGGATCACAGCCGAGAATGTCTGGGAGAATTTCATCCCAGCACCAGGCACTATCGAGGGCTACTACCCAGCTCTTGGCCCATCTGTGCGCGTCGATAGCCACGTCTATAAAGACTACACCATACCGCCATTTTATGACTCACTTATCGCAAAGCTGATCGTAAAGGCGACCGACTACGACCTAGCGGTAAATAAGCTTGAAAGAGCACTTGAAGAATTTACCATCGAGGGCGTACGAACGATCATCCCATTTTTGCTAACGATCAGCAAAAGCAAGGAGTTTAGAAGGGGATTTTTCGATACTAGCTACGTTGAGAAAAACCTAAAAACCATCCTTGAAAACACCTACGACGATATGAATAAAGAGCCAAGCGACGATCTAGAAGAGGTCATCGTAGAGGCGATAAAAAGATATAAAAAGAAGAGATGA
- a CDS encoding SMI1/KNR4 family protein, giving the protein MFLKLDEITQKLDQIFLPLEQEGMAGMRLLLQNDVKATAQALKNAQEALGINFPAKFTKLLSKFDLGNFEICNVKFGSRGDYASELVRLNSVDEFGGKWWNGETRPLNLIVFAVGDPWIFLLDCTSGAVYAWLFGDEELCGRCVASDFEKFFIALASIDIARLNEETLPSTQHILNFVQADDTARPFWQEMAQI; this is encoded by the coding sequence ATGTTTTTAAAGCTAGATGAAATCACTCAAAAGTTAGATCAAATTTTCTTGCCACTAGAGCAAGAGGGTATGGCTGGCATGAGACTCTTGCTTCAAAATGATGTTAAAGCCACCGCACAAGCACTTAAAAACGCACAAGAAGCTCTTGGCATAAATTTCCCAGCTAAATTTACAAAGCTTTTAAGCAAATTTGACCTTGGAAATTTTGAAATTTGCAATGTCAAATTTGGCTCCAGAGGCGACTACGCGAGTGAGCTAGTACGGCTAAATAGCGTAGATGAGTTTGGTGGCAAATGGTGGAACGGCGAGACTCGCCCTTTAAATTTAATAGTCTTTGCCGTGGGTGATCCGTGGATATTTTTGCTTGATTGCACGAGTGGCGCGGTCTATGCATGGCTCTTTGGAGATGAGGAGCTTTGCGGTAGGTGCGTCGCAAGCGACTTTGAGAAATTTTTCATAGCACTTGCTAGCATCGATATAGCAAGGTTAAATGAAGAAACACTGCCATCAACCCAGCATATCCTAAATTTTGTCCAAGCAGACGACACAGCACGTCCTTTCTGGCAAGAGATGGCGCAAATTTAG
- the lspA gene encoding signal peptidase II — MHKSLVKFFIAFFIIFIVDQAIKMIFIDGFSWDGEFFSLVLTYNKGVAFSMFAFLDEWLKFIQIALILGVFVYLLVEKKLLFAHSIWLGGLLGAGSSNITDRFIHGGVVDYVFWHKWFNFAVFNFADVMIDLCVVMILWQSFRKRRESGK; from the coding sequence ATGCATAAAAGCTTAGTTAAATTTTTCATTGCGTTTTTTATCATTTTTATCGTTGATCAAGCGATAAAGATGATATTTATAGATGGTTTTTCGTGGGACGGCGAGTTTTTTTCGCTAGTTCTCACATATAATAAGGGCGTTGCATTTTCGATGTTTGCCTTTTTAGATGAGTGGCTAAAATTTATTCAGATAGCCCTTATCCTAGGCGTTTTTGTCTATCTACTAGTAGAAAAAAAACTGCTGTTTGCACACTCTATCTGGCTTGGAGGCTTGCTTGGAGCTGGGAGCTCAAACATCACAGATAGATTTATCCATGGCGGCGTTGTGGATTATGTCTTTTGGCACAAATGGTTTAACTTTGCGGTCTTTAACTTCGCTGATGTGATGATCGATCTTTGCGTAGTGATGATACTTTGGCAAAGTTTTAGAAAAAGGAGAGAGAGTGGGAAATAA
- a CDS encoding NINE protein translates to MGNNIYVAYALWLLTGWLGAHRIYLGKFITGFLMMGLFFIGYSLQIILIGYLFLAIWGIWWIIDAFLVGAYVEKNLQKVELKERLKLKDKEDDLKRLYELFESGAISKAEFEARKEILFR, encoded by the coding sequence GTGGGAAATAATATCTACGTCGCATACGCGCTTTGGCTACTTACTGGCTGGCTTGGAGCGCATAGAATTTACCTTGGTAAATTTATCACTGGTTTTTTGATGATGGGACTATTTTTTATCGGTTACTCTTTGCAAATCATCCTCATTGGCTACTTATTTTTGGCTATTTGGGGCATTTGGTGGATCATCGATGCATTTTTAGTTGGCGCTTATGTCGAGAAAAATTTACAAAAAGTCGAGCTAAAAGAGAGACTAAAACTAAAAGATAAAGAGGACGACTTAAAAAGGCTTTACGAGCTTTTTGAGAGTGGTGCGATCAGCAAGGCTGAATTTGAAGCTAGAAAAGAGATACTTTTTAGATAA
- a CDS encoding replication/maintenance protein RepL: MNEEIYKAIIGEKKVEIINLLVKSCDENGFIVVKILEICEKLDVSKPTVINTFKLLEEKKIFERVKNGVYRFKNL, translated from the coding sequence ATGAATGAAGAAATTTACAAAGCAATCATTGGCGAGAAAAAGGTAGAAATTATAAATTTACTAGTTAAAAGCTGTGATGAAAATGGCTTTATTGTAGTAAAAATTTTAGAAATTTGTGAAAAGCTAGATGTAAGCAAACCAACCGTAATAAATACCTTTAAGCTGCTTGAAGAGAAGAAAATTTTCGAGCGAGTGAAAAATGGAGTTTATAGATTTAAAAATTTATAG
- the rpsT gene encoding 30S ribosomal protein S20 gives MANHKSAEKRARQTIKRTERNRFYRTRLKNITKAVRVAVEAKDLNAANEALKVANKSIHSFVSRGFLKKQTAARRVSRLARLVNTLKAA, from the coding sequence ATGGCAAACCATAAATCTGCTGAAAAAAGAGCTAGACAAACTATAAAAAGAACAGAAAGAAATAGATTTTACCGCACAAGACTTAAAAATATAACAAAAGCAGTGCGTGTAGCTGTAGAAGCTAAAGATCTAAATGCTGCAAATGAAGCTTTAAAAGTTGCTAATAAAAGTATCCACAGCTTCGTAAGTAGAGGCTTTTTGAAGAAACAAACTGCTGCTCGCCGCGTTAGTCGTCTTGCACGATTAGTAAATACTCTAAAAGCTGCTTAA
- the infC gene encoding translation initiation factor IF-3, producing MSKENEVLLNEDIRAREVRCVGDDGTAYGVISREEALEISNKLGLDLVLIAPDAKPPVCKIMDYGKFRYQQEKKQKEAKKKQKTIEIKEIKLSVKIAQNDINYKVKHASEFLQDGKHVKFRVFLKGREMSTPEAGVAMLEKVWEMIKNEADRDKEPMIEGRYVNMLVTPKKG from the coding sequence TTGAGTAAGGAAAATGAAGTATTGCTCAATGAGGACATAAGGGCGAGAGAGGTAAGATGTGTAGGGGATGATGGCACAGCATACGGTGTCATCTCAAGAGAAGAGGCTTTAGAGATCTCAAATAAGCTTGGGCTTGATCTAGTACTTATAGCGCCAGACGCGAAGCCACCAGTTTGCAAGATAATGGACTATGGTAAATTCCGCTATCAGCAAGAGAAAAAGCAAAAAGAGGCCAAGAAAAAGCAAAAAACCATCGAGATAAAAGAGATAAAACTCTCTGTCAAGATCGCCCAAAACGATATAAACTATAAGGTTAAACACGCAAGCGAGTTTTTGCAAGACGGCAAACACGTTAAATTTCGTGTATTTTTAAAGGGTCGCGAGATGAGCACCCCAGAAGCTGGCGTAGCTATGCTTGAGAAGGTCTGGGAAATGATAAAAAATGAAGCTGATCGCGACAAAGAACCTATGATAGAAGGTCGTTATGTAAATATGCTTGTAACTCCAAAAAAGGGTTAA
- the gdhA gene encoding NADP-specific glutamate dehydrogenase yields the protein MSEYIEKTMEWIKKTNPGQGVFVQAATEVLNSLEPLIKKESKYQKHAILERIVIPERTVIFRVTYMGDDGRPQVNNGYRVQFNSAVGPYKGGIRLHPSVDLGVLKFLGFEQIFKNSLTGVNIGGAKGGSTFDPKGKSEGEIMRFCQAFMSELYRHIGNTVDVPAGDIGVGAREIGYMFGQYKKLTGRFDGILTGKGLNWGGSLARTEATGYGLVYFTQNMLQKAGLTLEGKKCSISGSGNVAIYTVEKLYQVGALPITVSDSNGYVYDAEGIDLAVLKELKEVKRARLSEYVKFRPNAKYVSVSEYKEGRNGVWDVPCDGAFPCATQNELHLADIKVLYANGCRFVAEGANMPSTLDAINFMLAQKDFYFAPAKAANAGGVGTSGLEMMQNAGMTAWSFEKVDHRLHGIMNHIFELSYETSKEFGDEGNLVLGSNIAGFRKVADAMIDQGYV from the coding sequence ATGAGCGAGTACATCGAAAAAACGATGGAGTGGATAAAAAAGACCAATCCAGGTCAAGGTGTCTTTGTCCAGGCTGCGACCGAGGTTTTAAACAGCCTCGAGCCGCTTATAAAAAAAGAGAGCAAGTACCAAAAACACGCGATCCTAGAGCGCATCGTGATACCAGAGCGTACGGTGATCTTTCGCGTCACGTACATGGGCGACGACGGCAGACCGCAGGTAAATAACGGCTACCGCGTGCAGTTTAACTCAGCCGTCGGCCCCTATAAAGGCGGCATCAGACTGCATCCTAGCGTAGATCTTGGCGTGCTAAAATTTCTAGGATTTGAGCAAATTTTTAAAAACTCGCTCACGGGCGTAAATATAGGCGGCGCAAAAGGCGGCAGCACCTTTGATCCAAAGGGCAAGAGCGAGGGCGAGATAATGCGCTTTTGTCAGGCATTTATGAGTGAGCTATATCGCCACATCGGTAACACCGTGGACGTGCCCGCAGGCGACATCGGCGTGGGCGCTAGAGAGATCGGCTATATGTTTGGCCAGTATAAGAAGCTAACCGGCAGGTTTGATGGCATCCTAACTGGCAAGGGACTAAACTGGGGCGGCAGCCTAGCACGCACGGAGGCGACCGGATACGGGCTGGTATATTTCACGCAAAATATGCTACAAAAAGCGGGCCTAACGCTAGAGGGCAAAAAGTGCAGCATAAGCGGTAGCGGAAACGTCGCCATATACACGGTAGAAAAGCTCTATCAAGTAGGTGCACTACCTATCACGGTTTCTGATTCAAACGGATACGTTTACGACGCGGAGGGCATCGATCTAGCCGTACTTAAAGAGCTAAAAGAAGTAAAACGCGCTCGCCTTAGCGAATATGTCAAATTTAGACCGAACGCAAAATACGTAAGCGTAAGCGAGTACAAAGAGGGCAGAAACGGCGTCTGGGACGTTCCATGCGACGGAGCCTTCCCATGTGCGACGCAAAACGAGCTTCACCTAGCTGATATAAAAGTGCTTTACGCAAATGGCTGCCGCTTCGTGGCTGAGGGCGCAAATATGCCAAGCACGCTTGATGCGATAAATTTCATGCTAGCGCAAAAGGATTTTTACTTCGCTCCGGCAAAGGCGGCAAACGCGGGCGGCGTGGGCACATCGGGCCTTGAGATGATGCAAAACGCCGGCATGACCGCGTGGAGCTTTGAAAAGGTAGATCACAGACTACACGGCATCATGAATCACATCTTTGAGCTTAGCTACGAGACTAGCAAGGAGTTTGGCGACGAGGGAAATCTGGTGCTTGGCTCAAATATCGCGGGCTTTAGAAAAGTGGCCGACGCGATGATAGATCAAGGGTATGTGTAG
- a CDS encoding CopD family protein: MAEYYLYLKYLHYLFFISWMAVLFYQPRLYVYHVENMDKPDFVKVVEVMEYKMYHYIGWVALIGSFVTGILILIAMPDLIKTGHIHVKILVVILMAIYHLDLGRYMKQLKEKRCNKSGIFFRAYNEVPTIAMLIIIWVMIVNPF; encoded by the coding sequence ATGGCAGAATATTATCTTTACTTAAAATACCTCCACTATTTGTTTTTCATCTCGTGGATGGCAGTGCTGTTTTATCAGCCAAGGCTCTACGTTTATCACGTAGAAAATATGGACAAGCCAGACTTTGTAAAAGTGGTCGAAGTGATGGAGTATAAGATGTATCACTACATCGGCTGGGTCGCACTCATCGGCTCATTTGTCACTGGCATTTTGATACTTATCGCGATGCCTGATCTTATAAAAACTGGTCACATCCACGTCAAAATTTTAGTTGTCATCTTGATGGCCATCTATCACCTAGACCTTGGACGCTACATGAAGCAGCTCAAAGAGAAACGCTGTAACAAAAGTGGCATCTTCTTTAGGGCTTACAACGAAGTGCCAACTATCGCGATGCTCATCATCATCTGGGTAATGATAGTAAATCCATTTTAA
- the prfA gene encoding peptide chain release factor 1 has protein sequence MFADKLHPFLDRYNEISALLSDPNIANDIEKMTKLSKEQSSIEPVASAATKYLQILNNIDENKALLDDSELGELAKEELKNLEISREKLEEEIKILLLPKDPNDDKNIFLEIRAGTGGDEAALFVGDLFNAYIRYAELRGYKFEIVSQSEGNTGGFKEIIVLIKGKGAYSRLKFEGGTHRVQRVPETESQGRVHTSAVTVAIMPEVEDSEIEINPNDIRVDVMRSSGHGGQSVNTTDSAVRITHIPTGLVVTNQDGKSQHKNKEAAMKVLKARLYELQEQERLAKETSERKSQVGTGDRSGRIRTYNYPQNRISDHRINLTLYRLDAIMAAGLFDEIVEPLITHYQAEAMLEAGI, from the coding sequence ATGTTTGCTGATAAACTTCATCCATTTTTGGATCGCTATAATGAAATTTCTGCGCTTCTTAGCGATCCAAATATAGCAAACGATATCGAAAAGATGACAAAGCTCTCAAAAGAGCAATCATCTATCGAGCCAGTTGCATCTGCTGCAACAAAATATCTACAAATTTTAAATAACATTGATGAGAACAAAGCTTTACTAGATGACTCTGAGCTTGGAGAGTTAGCAAAAGAGGAACTTAAAAATTTGGAGATTTCAAGAGAAAAGCTTGAAGAAGAGATTAAAATTTTACTTCTTCCAAAAGACCCAAACGATGATAAAAATATATTTTTAGAAATTCGTGCAGGTACTGGTGGAGATGAGGCCGCGCTATTTGTTGGAGATCTTTTTAATGCTTACATCAGATATGCAGAGCTTCGTGGATATAAATTTGAGATCGTTAGCCAAAGCGAAGGCAATACTGGCGGCTTTAAAGAGATCATCGTGCTTATAAAAGGCAAAGGTGCTTACTCAAGACTAAAATTTGAAGGCGGCACGCATAGGGTTCAGCGTGTGCCAGAGACTGAGAGTCAGGGTAGGGTGCATACTTCAGCTGTGACTGTGGCTATTATGCCAGAGGTTGAAGATAGCGAGATTGAGATCAATCCAAATGATATAAGGGTTGATGTGATGAGAAGCTCAGGCCATGGCGGTCAGTCAGTAAATACAACCGATAGTGCCGTTAGGATCACACATATACCAACAGGCCTTGTTGTCACAAACCAAGATGGCAAGAGTCAGCACAAAAACAAAGAAGCTGCGATGAAGGTGCTAAAGGCTAGACTTTATGAGCTTCAAGAGCAAGAGAGGCTTGCAAAAGAGACTAGTGAGCGAAAGAGCCAAGTTGGCACCGGAGATCGTTCTGGTAGGATAAGGACATACAACTATCCGCAAAACCGCATAAGCGATCACCGTATAAATTTAACACTTTACCGCCTTGATGCGATTATGGCTGCGGGATTATTTGATGAGATCGTCGAGCCACTTATTACGCATTATCAAGCAGAAGCTATGCTAGAAGCCGGCATTTAA
- a CDS encoding PQQ-binding-like beta-propeller repeat protein — protein MSSPLIVECKEILSGAAFKSAAKDENLNESVQPKEQGARIGKTIWWLKLGTYLYTPVYLREGVLYFGTADKSGHLYVVEAKSGEVIFKFKTSDMEHFP, from the coding sequence ATGAGCTCGCCACTTATAGTGGAGTGTAAAGAAATTTTAAGCGGCGCAGCATTCAAAAGTGCGGCAAAAGATGAAAATTTAAATGAGAGTGTGCAACCTAAAGAGCAGGGCGCAAGGATAGGCAAAACTATCTGGTGGCTAAAGCTTGGCACATATCTCTACACGCCAGTTTACCTGCGTGAGGGGGTGCTTTACTTTGGCACCGCTGACAAGAGCGGACATCTCTATGTCGTTGAGGCGAAAAGTGGCGAGGTGATATTTAAGTTTAAAACCAGTGACATGGAGCATTTTCCTTAA
- a CDS encoding TOBE domain-containing protein yields the protein MSISARNQLNVEITEVRTGAVNSLISAKLAGGEVLKATVTVDSEKGLDLKVGKKAIFLFKASSVIVSKDDSIKLSTTNQIKGTVSEIKDGAVNAEVIIDVNGSKISAIITRESVSSLALKVGDKVTAIIKATQIIVGVK from the coding sequence ATGTCAATAAGTGCAAGAAATCAACTAAATGTTGAGATCACAGAGGTAAGAACAGGTGCGGTAAATTCGCTAATATCTGCTAAGCTTGCAGGCGGTGAGGTGCTAAAAGCAACTGTTACGGTTGATAGTGAAAAAGGTCTTGATCTTAAAGTTGGCAAAAAAGCTATCTTTTTATTCAAAGCTTCAAGTGTTATTGTTTCAAAAGATGACAGCATCAAACTTAGCACTACAAACCAAATCAAAGGTACTGTAAGCGAGATAAAAGACGGAGCCGTAAATGCTGAAGTTATTATCGATGTAAATGGCAGCAAAATTTCAGCTATCATCACAAGAGAGTCAGTTAGCAGCCTAGCTTTAAAAGTGGGAGATAAAGTAACTGCGATCATTAAAGCAACTCAAATTATAGTTGGTGTTAAATAA